In Myxococcus stipitatus, the following are encoded in one genomic region:
- the mxcG gene encoding myxochelin non-ribosomal peptide synthetase MxcG translates to MPESHDTWWPLSAAQHGIWVGQQLDLASPIYNAGECIELRGLLDVGHFEAAVRQTVDEAEALHARFKSTESGPRQRVSPHAEWALQQVDLTTESDPWASARTWMHEDLQRTVDLTRGPLFAQALFKAGPERHFWFQRVHHIAVDGYGFSLLARRVAELYTARAMGRPAPASLAPLRPVLDEDASYRASPQFEQDRTFWVDRLTESPLPVTLAPPAPMSTSFVRATRQLTSSQVERMQGIARPMGLTWSDLVLAATAAWIHSRTGAPEVVLGLPVMTRLGSVSLRVPCMAMNIVPLRVPIAPGATLASLARDVALELRASRPHLRYRYEQLRRDLRRVGGQRKLFGPVVNIMPFDYGLRFAGLTSIAHNISAGPVEDLSIGLYARADGGGLRVDFDANPACYDARTVDSHQQDFLQRLDTWLAAPEQPLHGIDASSSVGSPELSILDGGPLPTPALPVLTLIQQRVREQPDAVAVEHGAHRLTYRELWQRVQELAARLAAEGVRADTPVAVKMPRGLDAVVASLGILYSGAGYLPLDPNGPESRAAAILDDAAPSLRVVPASATEANPRPAGHLAIQRREAAPTTESTPSRSEGERLAYVIYTSGSTGQPNGVQIAHDALAHFVAGATQRYGLHREDRVLQFAPLHFDASVEEIFLTLCAGARLVLRTDEMLQSVPRLLEACAVYGITVLDLPTAFWHELAYAISTEAASLPSSVRIIIIGGEAALPERVARWRASVGSSVQLLNTYGPTEATVVATTASLEGAEGPTSDERDEIPIGRPLPGVRAALIDAQGRIVAKGTEGELCLMGGALARGYLGRPELDRARFIPLTALPDQPRAYRTGDKARMREDGQLVFVGRVDDELKISGHRIDPAEVETVLLGHPGVREAAVVGQQLPGGSRRLCAHVVAEAPAPSAGDLRKHLLAHLPAPMVPGVIVFTELLPRTSTGKIDRAALRKAISVERASTSTPTTTELERVVLGIWEEVLGATDLTPQDDFFDRGGQSLQSIQVANRLGIALGREVAVATVFRHPTAAALAQTLEHGESVGVDTPGPSSTMLADAELSEEIVPRTAHVPATHSHASFESLLPAPRQVLLTGATGFVGAHLLDQLLRQTQARVVCLVRARDEAQAMARVRAALSSQELSPPSLADRVVALPSDLTRPWLGLEPARFHGLAAECDVILHNAAVVSVVREYGSVQAVNVQGTRELLRLAAIAPIKPFHYVSTLAVAPQANVSPEVPEDFVPAHAGLRDGYQQSKWVAERLVQQASERGVPVAVYRLGRVVGASDTALVNPQDLVWRILLAGVPSGSLPLLDVGETWTPVDYVARAIVALSRRATPGAVFNLTPVPDVRLSELFRWVREYGYPVEMAPIPEWRARVAERAGTADNTTTLAFFDLRSSTSSEPAFGLGPVRCQRLHQSLEGTGITCPPANRDLFFRYLNTCVARGLLPPAPGASLETASP, encoded by the coding sequence ATGCCTGAGTCACACGACACATGGTGGCCGCTCTCCGCGGCGCAGCACGGAATCTGGGTCGGGCAGCAGCTCGACCTCGCGAGTCCCATCTACAACGCGGGCGAGTGCATCGAGCTGCGGGGTCTCCTCGACGTCGGCCACTTCGAGGCGGCCGTCCGGCAGACCGTCGACGAAGCAGAGGCGCTGCATGCGCGCTTCAAGTCCACGGAGAGCGGCCCCAGGCAACGGGTCAGCCCTCATGCCGAGTGGGCGCTCCAGCAGGTCGACCTGACCACCGAGTCGGACCCGTGGGCCTCGGCCCGGACGTGGATGCACGAGGACCTCCAGCGGACCGTGGACCTCACCCGAGGTCCCCTGTTCGCACAGGCCCTCTTCAAGGCGGGACCCGAGCGGCACTTCTGGTTCCAGCGCGTCCATCACATCGCGGTGGATGGCTATGGCTTCTCCCTCCTCGCGCGGCGGGTCGCGGAGCTCTACACCGCGCGGGCCATGGGCCGTCCGGCGCCCGCCAGCCTCGCGCCCCTGCGCCCCGTGCTCGACGAGGACGCGTCCTACCGCGCCAGTCCCCAGTTCGAGCAGGACCGGACCTTCTGGGTCGACCGGCTCACGGAGTCTCCGCTACCGGTGACGCTGGCGCCCCCTGCCCCCATGTCCACGTCGTTCGTCCGTGCCACACGGCAGCTCACGTCCTCGCAGGTCGAGCGTATGCAGGGTATCGCGCGCCCGATGGGCCTCACCTGGTCGGACCTGGTGCTGGCCGCTACCGCGGCGTGGATTCACTCGCGCACGGGCGCGCCGGAAGTGGTGCTCGGCTTGCCGGTGATGACCCGTCTGGGCTCGGTCTCGTTGCGTGTGCCGTGCATGGCGATGAACATCGTGCCGCTGCGAGTCCCCATCGCACCTGGCGCGACGCTGGCATCGCTGGCCCGAGACGTCGCCTTGGAGCTGCGAGCCTCGAGACCCCACCTCCGCTATCGCTACGAGCAGCTTCGCCGCGACCTGCGGCGAGTCGGCGGGCAGCGCAAGCTGTTTGGCCCCGTCGTCAACATCATGCCGTTCGACTACGGGCTGCGCTTCGCGGGGTTGACCAGCATCGCGCACAACATCTCGGCGGGACCGGTGGAGGACCTCTCCATCGGGCTCTATGCCCGCGCCGACGGCGGTGGCCTGCGCGTCGACTTCGACGCCAACCCCGCCTGCTACGACGCGAGGACGGTGGACTCCCACCAGCAGGACTTCCTCCAGCGCCTCGACACGTGGCTCGCGGCACCGGAGCAACCCCTTCACGGAATCGATGCATCGTCCTCCGTGGGTTCCCCTGAGCTGTCGATCCTCGATGGCGGGCCGCTCCCGACACCGGCGCTCCCGGTCCTGACGTTGATTCAGCAGCGCGTGCGAGAGCAGCCCGATGCGGTCGCGGTGGAGCACGGAGCGCACCGCCTGACCTATCGGGAACTCTGGCAGCGAGTGCAGGAGCTCGCGGCGCGTCTCGCCGCCGAGGGGGTCCGTGCCGATACGCCCGTGGCGGTGAAGATGCCACGAGGGCTCGATGCGGTGGTCGCCTCGCTGGGCATCCTCTACTCCGGCGCGGGCTATCTCCCGTTGGACCCGAACGGCCCTGAGTCTCGCGCGGCGGCCATCCTCGATGACGCAGCGCCGTCACTGCGGGTCGTCCCCGCCTCCGCCACGGAGGCCAATCCCCGGCCCGCGGGCCACCTGGCCATCCAGCGGCGGGAGGCGGCACCAACCACCGAGTCCACGCCCTCTCGCTCCGAAGGCGAGCGGCTCGCGTATGTCATCTACACGTCCGGGTCGACCGGACAACCCAACGGCGTCCAGATCGCCCATGACGCCCTGGCCCACTTCGTCGCCGGGGCCACGCAGCGCTACGGTCTGCACCGCGAGGACCGCGTCCTCCAGTTCGCGCCGCTGCACTTCGACGCGAGCGTCGAGGAGATCTTCCTGACGCTGTGTGCCGGTGCACGCCTGGTGTTGCGCACGGACGAGATGCTCCAGTCCGTGCCCCGGCTGCTCGAAGCCTGCGCCGTATACGGCATCACCGTGTTGGACCTGCCCACCGCGTTCTGGCACGAGCTGGCCTACGCCATCTCCACGGAGGCCGCGAGCCTGCCCTCCTCCGTGCGCATCATCATCATCGGCGGCGAGGCGGCCCTCCCCGAGCGCGTCGCACGCTGGCGTGCCTCCGTTGGCTCCAGTGTCCAGTTGCTCAACACCTATGGCCCCACGGAGGCCACGGTGGTCGCGACCACTGCCTCGCTCGAAGGCGCCGAGGGTCCAACCTCCGACGAACGGGATGAAATCCCCATCGGTCGGCCGCTCCCCGGCGTTCGCGCCGCGCTCATCGACGCGCAGGGGCGCATCGTCGCCAAGGGCACCGAGGGCGAGCTCTGCCTGATGGGTGGAGCCCTCGCACGCGGATACCTGGGGCGCCCGGAGCTGGACCGGGCCCGCTTCATTCCGCTGACCGCGCTGCCGGACCAACCGCGCGCCTACCGCACCGGCGACAAGGCTCGGATGCGAGAGGACGGGCAGCTCGTATTCGTGGGGCGCGTGGACGACGAGCTGAAGATCAGCGGACACCGCATCGACCCCGCGGAAGTGGAGACAGTGCTGCTCGGCCACCCAGGCGTGCGAGAAGCCGCGGTGGTGGGACAACAGCTCCCCGGAGGCTCGCGCCGTCTGTGTGCACACGTCGTCGCGGAGGCACCCGCTCCGTCCGCCGGAGACCTCCGCAAGCACTTGCTCGCCCACCTCCCCGCGCCCATGGTGCCGGGAGTCATCGTCTTCACCGAACTGTTGCCACGCACCAGCACAGGGAAGATCGACCGTGCCGCCCTGCGCAAGGCCATCTCGGTCGAGCGCGCCTCCACCTCCACCCCAACCACCACCGAACTGGAGCGCGTGGTGTTGGGCATCTGGGAAGAAGTCCTCGGCGCGACGGATTTGACGCCACAGGACGACTTCTTCGACCGGGGCGGCCAGTCCCTTCAAAGCATCCAGGTAGCCAATCGGCTCGGCATCGCGCTGGGCCGCGAGGTTGCCGTCGCCACCGTGTTCCGCCACCCCACCGCCGCCGCGCTCGCTCAAACACTCGAGCATGGAGAGAGCGTGGGCGTGGACACCCCGGGCCCGAGCAGCACGATGCTCGCCGACGCCGAACTGTCCGAGGAGATTGTCCCCAGGACAGCCCACGTGCCCGCGACACATTCACACGCGAGCTTCGAGTCACTCCTCCCCGCGCCGCGGCAAGTGCTGCTCACCGGGGCCACGGGCTTCGTCGGCGCACATCTGCTCGACCAGCTCCTGCGGCAGACGCAAGCACGCGTGGTCTGCCTCGTCCGAGCACGCGATGAAGCGCAGGCCATGGCACGCGTCCGCGCGGCACTCTCCTCGCAAGAACTCTCCCCACCGAGCCTCGCGGACCGCGTGGTGGCGCTCCCTTCGGACCTCACCCGTCCCTGGCTTGGGCTCGAGCCAGCGCGCTTTCACGGACTGGCCGCGGAGTGTGACGTCATCCTCCACAACGCCGCGGTGGTGAGCGTCGTCCGCGAGTACGGCAGCGTGCAGGCGGTCAACGTCCAGGGCACTCGCGAGTTGCTGCGGCTGGCGGCCATCGCTCCCATCAAGCCGTTCCACTACGTGTCCACACTCGCCGTCGCGCCGCAGGCGAACGTGAGCCCGGAGGTCCCCGAGGATTTCGTCCCCGCACACGCGGGCCTGCGTGATGGCTATCAACAGAGCAAGTGGGTCGCGGAACGGCTGGTCCAGCAGGCCTCCGAGCGAGGCGTGCCCGTCGCCGTCTACCGCCTGGGCCGCGTCGTCGGCGCGAGCGACACCGCCCTCGTCAATCCCCAGGACCTCGTCTGGCGCATCCTGCTCGCGGGTGTTCCCTCCGGCTCGCTCCCGCTGCTGGACGTGGGGGAGACATGGACCCCCGTGGACTACGTGGCCCGGGCCATCGTCGCACTCTCACGCCGCGCCACGCCTGGCGCCGTGTTCAACCTGACGCCCGTGCCGGACGTCCGGCTGTCAGAGCTGTTCCGCTGGGTCCGAGAGTACGGCTACCCCGTGGAGATGGCCCCCATCCCCGAGTGGCGAGCACGCGTGGCCGAGCGCGCGGGCACGGCCGACAACACCACCACGCTGGCCTTCTTCGACCTGCGCTCCAGCACCTCGTCGGAGCCCGCCTTCGGACTGGGCCCCGTCCGCTGTCAACGGCTGCACCAGAGCCTGGAGGGCACCGGCATCACGTGTCCCCCGGCGAATCGCGACCTCTTCTTCCGATACCTCAACACCTGCGTCGCACGCGGACTGCTTCCGCCGGCGCCTGGCGCTTCCTTGGAAACGGCCTCCCCGTGA
- the mxcH gene encoding TonB-dependent siderophore myxochelin receptor MxcH: protein MIESHAAPSIVPPTLVTFAEAAYPPEAEQARLETTVRLKLTLDAQGAVTEAQVIEPRGHGFDEAAREAALRFRFAPAMRDGIAVPSRIAYSYEFRLPADPSSSPAKPSPSGGARTPSPADPSPSPAEPSPSATAPTPSPAAPVAPLVEAPLATGQQPAVDVSMDAIDVTVEGESAAERKRRSAEAVKVIETENLQREAVDMGQALARAEGVGVRRAGGLGSRARVSLAGLADDQVRFFIDGVPLELAGFGPDFANVPVNLVQRLELYQGVVPVRFGADALGGAVQIVTPENVEGTKASASYEMGSFETHRVTASAQHVSGSTGLLLRASGFFDSSPNDYAVDVKVGDPSGRVIEERLPRFHDGFRAGGGGVEVGFVNRPWARRLILRAYASTSTKEIQHDTTMKTAYGEVDSGNSSGGATLRFEQTYATGILVDAVGGYVFRRARLTDLGTCAYDWFGQCVAELPQPGELEDRAINRRVGQHTGFARLNLGWSLAPGQMLRVTAAPTFVSRDGEDRALTALGKVDPLTARRNLYSQVVGLEHELDALDERLENIAFAKSYTQLARADRLLPDNTFAPANRDTFTFGVGDALRYRLSSQLTAKAAYEWATRLPRPDEIFGDGILIDTNLDLKPETSHNFNLELALDTRETACGFFRGSVMGFARFTDQLIIPLGREGYFTYQNVFAARSLGAMGAVGWTSPEQFLSLDGNVTWQDIRNASSEGAFGTFDGQRIPNRPALLANGSARFQLSGVASSRDELSLTWHTRYIHSFYRGWEKLGTQGSKQNIEAQLLHSLALTYVTRTARATLSWTVDVQNLTDATAMDFMGVQRPGRSVSAKVVAEL from the coding sequence GTGATTGAGTCACACGCGGCGCCCTCCATCGTCCCGCCCACGTTGGTGACGTTCGCCGAGGCGGCCTACCCACCCGAGGCGGAGCAGGCCCGGCTGGAGACGACGGTGCGCCTGAAGCTGACGCTCGATGCGCAAGGCGCAGTCACCGAGGCGCAAGTCATCGAGCCCCGGGGACATGGCTTCGACGAAGCAGCTCGAGAGGCCGCCCTGCGATTCCGCTTCGCGCCGGCGATGCGCGATGGCATCGCAGTCCCCTCACGCATCGCCTACAGCTACGAGTTCCGCCTCCCGGCCGACCCCTCCTCCTCGCCAGCCAAACCTTCTCCTAGCGGGGGCGCCCGCACTCCCTCCCCGGCCGATCCATCTCCCTCCCCGGCCGAACCTTCTCCCAGCGCGACCGCGCCCACTCCCTCTCCGGCCGCGCCCGTCGCGCCGCTCGTGGAAGCCCCTCTCGCCACCGGGCAGCAGCCCGCGGTCGATGTGAGCATGGACGCCATCGACGTCACCGTGGAGGGCGAGTCCGCCGCCGAGCGAAAGCGCCGCTCCGCCGAAGCGGTCAAGGTCATCGAGACGGAGAACCTCCAGCGCGAGGCCGTGGACATGGGCCAGGCCCTCGCCCGGGCCGAAGGTGTGGGGGTCCGTCGCGCCGGAGGCCTGGGCAGCCGCGCGCGCGTCTCCCTCGCGGGACTCGCGGACGATCAAGTCCGCTTCTTCATCGACGGTGTCCCGTTGGAGCTCGCGGGCTTCGGCCCGGACTTCGCGAACGTCCCCGTCAACCTCGTCCAGCGTCTGGAATTGTACCAGGGCGTGGTGCCCGTGCGCTTCGGCGCGGACGCACTGGGTGGCGCGGTGCAGATTGTCACGCCGGAGAACGTCGAAGGCACGAAGGCCTCCGCGTCCTACGAGATGGGCTCCTTCGAAACGCACCGGGTGACGGCGAGCGCCCAGCATGTCTCCGGCTCCACGGGCCTGCTGCTGCGCGCCAGTGGATTCTTCGACTCCAGCCCCAACGATTACGCCGTCGACGTGAAGGTGGGGGACCCCTCTGGGCGAGTCATCGAGGAGCGCCTGCCACGCTTCCACGATGGATTCCGCGCGGGAGGCGGAGGAGTCGAGGTGGGCTTCGTGAACAGGCCCTGGGCCCGCAGGCTCATCCTCCGCGCCTACGCGTCCACCTCCACAAAGGAGATTCAGCACGACACGACGATGAAGACGGCTTACGGCGAGGTCGACTCCGGCAACAGCTCTGGGGGCGCGACACTCCGCTTCGAGCAGACCTACGCCACCGGCATCCTCGTAGACGCGGTGGGAGGTTATGTCTTCCGTCGCGCGCGCCTCACGGACCTGGGCACCTGTGCGTATGACTGGTTCGGCCAGTGTGTCGCCGAGCTCCCTCAACCCGGAGAGCTGGAGGACCGGGCCATCAACCGCCGCGTGGGCCAGCACACGGGCTTCGCACGGCTCAACCTGGGCTGGAGTCTCGCGCCTGGGCAGATGCTCCGCGTGACGGCGGCGCCCACGTTCGTGAGCCGGGATGGCGAAGACCGGGCACTCACCGCGCTCGGCAAGGTCGACCCGCTCACCGCGCGGCGAAACCTCTACTCGCAAGTCGTGGGGCTGGAGCACGAGCTCGACGCGCTGGATGAGCGACTGGAGAACATCGCCTTCGCCAAGAGCTACACGCAGTTGGCCCGCGCGGACCGGCTCCTGCCCGACAACACCTTCGCCCCCGCGAACCGGGACACCTTCACCTTCGGGGTCGGAGACGCACTCCGCTACCGGCTGTCATCCCAGCTCACCGCCAAGGCCGCGTACGAGTGGGCCACGCGCCTGCCCCGGCCCGACGAGATCTTCGGCGACGGCATCCTCATCGACACGAACCTCGACCTGAAGCCGGAGACGAGCCACAACTTCAACCTGGAGCTGGCGCTCGACACTCGCGAGACGGCATGCGGATTCTTCCGGGGCAGCGTGATGGGCTTCGCCCGCTTCACCGACCAGCTCATCATTCCGCTGGGGCGCGAGGGGTACTTCACCTACCAGAACGTCTTCGCGGCGCGCAGCCTGGGCGCGATGGGCGCGGTGGGCTGGACGTCGCCAGAGCAATTCCTCTCACTCGACGGAAACGTCACGTGGCAGGACATCCGCAATGCCTCCAGTGAAGGCGCCTTCGGCACCTTCGATGGCCAGCGCATCCCCAACCGCCCTGCCCTGCTCGCCAACGGGAGCGCCCGGTTCCAGTTGAGCGGCGTGGCGTCGTCGCGCGATGAGCTGTCATTGACCTGGCACACCCGCTACATCCATTCGTTCTACCGGGGCTGGGAGAAGTTGGGCACGCAGGGCTCGAAGCAGAACATCGAGGCCCAACTCCTCCACTCGCTGGCCCTCACGTACGTCACCCGGACCGCGCGCGCGACCCTCAGCTGGACGGTCGACGTGCAGAACCTCACCGACGCCACCGCCATGGACTTCATGGGGGTGCAGCGGCCCGGCCGAAGTGTCTCCGCGAAGGTGGTCGCGGAGCTCTGA
- a CDS encoding (2,3-dihydroxybenzoyl)adenylate synthase yields the protein MSAAETRLPGCPTWPEDFAERYRDAGYWRGETFGQMLRERAERHGDRVALVSGDDRWTYRKLDARVDRLASGFKALGIKPKDRVVVQLPNIAAFHEVCFALFRLGALPVFALPAHRGSEIGYFCEFTEAVAYVIADRHGGFDYRTLAASVKAAVPSLQHVIVVGDAGPYTSLESLYRSPEALEEPRPDDVAFFQLSGGSTGVPKLIPRTHDDYLYSVRASAEICQLDTSSVYLCALPAAHNFPMSSPGVFGTLYAGGTAVLALHPSPDVAFPLIEREKVTITALVPPLAMVWMDAAKARRHDLSSLKVLQVGGAKLSAEAAARVKPTLGCTLQQVFGMAEGLVNYTRLDDPEERIVHTQGRPICADDEIRVVDEDGHDVEVGQTGQLFTRGPYTIRGYYKAEVHNARAFTADGFYGTGDLVRLTADGYLVVEGRAKDQINRGGDKVAAEEVENHLLAHPMVHDAAVVSMPDAFLGERTCAFVIPRGAPPPAASLTSFLRERGLAAFKIPDRVEFIDVFPKTGVGKVSKKALREALVRPAPTR from the coding sequence GTGAGCGCCGCCGAAACCCGGCTCCCCGGGTGTCCCACGTGGCCGGAGGACTTCGCGGAGCGCTACCGCGACGCGGGCTACTGGCGCGGGGAGACCTTCGGCCAGATGTTGCGCGAGCGCGCGGAGCGCCATGGAGACCGCGTCGCGCTGGTCTCCGGCGACGACCGGTGGACGTACCGCAAGCTCGACGCGCGGGTGGACCGGCTCGCCTCCGGCTTCAAGGCCCTGGGCATCAAGCCGAAGGACCGGGTGGTGGTGCAGCTGCCCAACATCGCCGCCTTCCATGAAGTCTGCTTCGCCCTCTTCCGGCTGGGCGCCCTGCCCGTCTTCGCCCTCCCGGCGCACCGGGGTTCGGAGATTGGCTACTTCTGCGAGTTCACCGAGGCGGTCGCCTACGTCATCGCGGACCGGCATGGTGGGTTCGACTACCGGACGCTCGCGGCCAGTGTGAAGGCAGCGGTGCCCTCGCTCCAGCACGTCATCGTCGTGGGGGACGCGGGCCCGTACACCTCGCTGGAGAGCCTCTACCGCTCGCCCGAGGCGCTGGAGGAGCCGCGGCCCGACGACGTGGCCTTCTTCCAACTCTCCGGCGGCAGCACGGGAGTGCCCAAGCTCATCCCGCGCACGCATGACGACTATCTCTACAGCGTTCGCGCGAGCGCGGAGATCTGCCAGCTCGACACCTCGAGCGTGTATCTCTGCGCGCTGCCCGCCGCGCACAACTTCCCGATGAGTTCGCCCGGAGTGTTCGGGACGCTCTACGCGGGGGGCACGGCGGTGCTGGCGTTGCACCCGAGCCCGGACGTGGCCTTCCCGCTCATCGAACGGGAGAAGGTCACCATCACCGCGCTGGTGCCTCCCCTGGCGATGGTGTGGATGGACGCGGCCAAGGCGCGCCGGCACGACCTCTCCAGCCTGAAGGTGCTTCAGGTGGGCGGCGCGAAGCTGAGCGCCGAGGCCGCGGCCCGCGTGAAGCCCACGCTGGGCTGCACGCTCCAGCAGGTCTTCGGAATGGCGGAGGGACTGGTCAACTACACGCGGCTGGACGACCCGGAAGAGCGCATCGTCCACACCCAGGGTCGCCCCATCTGCGCGGACGACGAGATTCGCGTCGTCGATGAGGACGGCCACGACGTCGAAGTGGGCCAGACGGGCCAGCTCTTCACGCGAGGGCCGTACACGATTCGTGGCTACTACAAGGCGGAGGTCCACAACGCGCGCGCCTTCACGGCCGACGGCTTCTACGGCACCGGGGACCTGGTGCGGTTGACGGCGGACGGATACCTCGTCGTGGAAGGCCGGGCGAAGGACCAGATCAACCGGGGCGGCGACAAGGTGGCCGCGGAGGAGGTCGAGAACCACCTCCTGGCGCACCCCATGGTCCACGACGCCGCCGTCGTCTCCATGCCGGACGCCTTCCTCGGCGAGCGCACGTGCGCCTTCGTCATTCCACGCGGGGCTCCGCCTCCCGCCGCCTCACTGACCTCGTTCCTGAGGGAGCGTGGCCTGGCCGCATTCAAGATTCCGGATCGGGTCGAGTTCATCGACGTGTTCCCGAAAACCGGCGTCGGCAAGGTCAGCAAGAAAGCCCTGCGAGAGGCGCTCGTCCGCCCCGCGCCCACTCGCTGA
- a CDS encoding isochorismatase family protein, translating to MALPAITPYPMPGTADLPKNKVAWTPAPQRAVLLVHDMQRYFVEAFTAGASPVTELVSNIQQLRRHCLSLGIPVVFSAQPGGQSPEQRGLLLDFWGGGINGGPHQKQIIDALTPGDGDIQLTKWTYSAFRRTNLLETMRDKGKDQLIICGIYAHIGCLQTASDGFMSNIQPFLVADALGDFSLAHHQLALNYAAQLCAVTTTAQQVITALGPPATVSPTSGLSSHQVRADVAEMLQVSLMELGEEENLLERGMDSIRLMSLVERWRNAGAEVTFVELAERPTLTEWCALLGALTLPLPAASSGQIPLQHQAR from the coding sequence ATGGCGCTCCCAGCCATCACTCCCTACCCCATGCCCGGCACCGCCGACCTGCCGAAGAACAAGGTCGCGTGGACGCCCGCCCCCCAGCGCGCGGTGCTGCTCGTCCACGACATGCAGCGCTACTTCGTGGAGGCCTTCACCGCCGGCGCCTCTCCCGTCACGGAGCTGGTCTCCAACATCCAGCAACTCCGGCGGCACTGCCTGTCGCTCGGCATCCCCGTGGTGTTCTCCGCGCAGCCGGGTGGACAGTCGCCGGAGCAGCGCGGCCTGCTGCTGGACTTCTGGGGCGGCGGCATCAACGGCGGCCCCCATCAGAAGCAGATCATCGACGCGCTCACCCCGGGCGACGGTGACATCCAGCTCACCAAGTGGACCTACAGCGCGTTCCGCCGCACGAACCTGCTGGAGACGATGCGGGACAAGGGCAAGGACCAGCTCATCATCTGCGGCATCTACGCGCACATCGGCTGCCTCCAGACGGCCAGCGACGGGTTCATGAGCAACATCCAGCCCTTCCTCGTCGCTGACGCGTTGGGTGACTTCTCCCTCGCGCACCACCAGCTCGCGCTCAACTATGCGGCGCAGCTCTGCGCCGTCACGACCACCGCGCAGCAGGTCATCACCGCGCTGGGACCTCCGGCCACCGTGAGTCCGACTTCCGGCCTGAGCAGTCATCAGGTCCGCGCCGACGTCGCGGAGATGCTCCAGGTCTCCCTGATGGAGCTGGGCGAAGAGGAGAACCTGCTCGAGCGCGGCATGGACTCCATCCGACTGATGAGCCTGGTCGAGCGGTGGAGGAACGCGGGCGCCGAGGTCACCTTCGTGGAGCTGGCGGAGCGGCCCACCCTCACGGAGTGGTGCGCGCTTCTCGGCGCCTTGACGCTCCCCCTTCCGGCGGCGAGCAGCGGCCAGATCCCCCTCCAGCACCAGGCGCGGTGA
- a CDS encoding class II 3-deoxy-7-phosphoheptulonate synthase, with amino-acid sequence MTNRTWNPRTWREKPVKYMPDDYPDMRALARVESELSKLPPLVHPAETRRLTAALAQVSQGKAFLLQGGDCAESFKEFTTDNIRDMFRLILQMAIVLTFAGGRPVVKVGRIAGQFAKPRSSPVETLNGVTLPAYRGDIINGMDFDAAERMPDPGRLLKAYHQSSATLNLLRAYSGGGYEDLCNLHRWTLDFVAASSQADPYRKLADSIFESLCFMSALCPAPEHTPAPPAVELFTSHEALLLNFEESLTRMEATTHHWYDASAHMLWIGERTRQLDGGHVEFMRGIRNPIGLKCGPTLEPDDLLRLMDVLNPDAIPGRLTLIGRFGADRAAECLPRLMAVTRQDGRPVIWSTDPMHGNTHKASNGYKTRSFDRVLSEVKTFLQVAAAEGVHPGGIHLEMTGQNVTECLGGPWAVTEDDLSSRYHTHCDPRLNADQALQLSFLVAEKLHALKSPRARAA; translated from the coding sequence GTGACGAATCGAACCTGGAACCCTCGCACGTGGCGCGAGAAGCCCGTGAAGTACATGCCGGATGACTATCCGGACATGCGCGCCCTCGCCCGCGTCGAGTCCGAGCTGTCCAAGCTCCCGCCCCTGGTGCACCCCGCGGAGACGCGGCGCCTCACCGCCGCGCTGGCCCAGGTGTCCCAGGGCAAGGCCTTCCTCCTTCAGGGCGGCGACTGCGCGGAGAGCTTCAAGGAGTTCACCACCGACAACATCCGGGACATGTTTCGCCTCATCCTCCAGATGGCCATCGTCCTCACCTTCGCGGGGGGACGGCCCGTGGTGAAGGTCGGCCGCATCGCGGGCCAGTTCGCCAAGCCTCGCTCCAGCCCCGTGGAGACGCTCAACGGCGTCACCCTTCCCGCATACCGGGGCGACATCATCAACGGCATGGACTTCGACGCCGCCGAGCGGATGCCGGACCCCGGGCGTCTGCTCAAGGCCTATCACCAGTCCTCCGCCACGCTGAACCTGCTGCGCGCCTACTCCGGCGGCGGCTACGAGGACCTCTGCAACCTCCACCGGTGGACACTCGACTTCGTCGCGGCCTCTTCGCAGGCGGATCCGTACCGCAAGCTCGCGGACTCCATCTTCGAATCGCTCTGCTTCATGAGCGCGTTGTGCCCCGCCCCCGAGCACACTCCCGCGCCGCCGGCCGTGGAGCTCTTCACCAGTCACGAAGCCTTGCTCCTCAACTTCGAGGAATCCCTCACACGCATGGAGGCCACCACCCACCACTGGTACGACGCCTCCGCCCACATGCTCTGGATTGGCGAGCGCACCCGCCAGCTCGACGGCGGCCATGTGGAGTTCATGCGGGGCATCCGTAACCCCATTGGCCTCAAGTGTGGCCCCACCCTCGAACCCGATGACCTGCTGCGATTGATGGACGTCCTCAACCCAGACGCCATCCCAGGCCGGCTCACCCTCATTGGCCGCTTCGGCGCGGACAGAGCCGCCGAATGCCTGCCACGACTGATGGCCGTCACGCGTCAGGATGGCCGCCCCGTCATCTGGTCCACAGACCCGATGCACGGCAACACCCACAAGGCCAGCAATGGCTACAAGACGCGCTCCTTCGACCGCGTCCTCTCCGAGGTGAAAACCTTCCTCCAGGTCGCCGCGGCCGAGGGTGTCCACCCAGGCGGCATCCACCTCGAAATGACAGGACAGAACGTCACCGAGTGCCTGGGCGGGCCTTGGGCCGTCACCGAGGACGACCTTTCCAGCCGCTATCACACACATTGCGACCCCCGCCTCAACGCGGACCAGGCACTCCAGCTTTCCTTTCTGGTCGCAGAGAAACTGCACGCCTTGAAAAGCCCCCGCGCCAGGGCGGCCTAG